From the Helianthus annuus cultivar XRQ/B chromosome 17, HanXRQr2.0-SUNRISE, whole genome shotgun sequence genome, the window CTTTCAATAAGTCAGTGGGTAGTGTTTGGGGTAATATTGCTAAGGTCTTTGTCAAAACCAAGGTTAATAGGGATCCGCTTAGAAACTGCTTCAAAGGAATAACTGCTCTTAGAGGAGGAACATTCAGATCGAAGATATCAACTGTTCTATGTGTAATTATGGGGAGGAGACGGTTGAGCACATTTTCACAGGATGTCCGGTTTTTGCGGTAGTGTTGCAACATATTAGTTCGTGGTGCAAAGTGCCAAACATCTTCGCTTTCTGTTTCATCAATTTATTGGAATCCGTCGACAGCTAGGTTTTGTCGGAGGTGAAGAACAGGTTAGTCAAAGGTAAAATTATGATCGGTTGCTGGAGTATTTAGCGTGCAAGAAACAACCTCAAGTTTTCGGGGATTCTGATCCGCGTCGAAAACATTATTTGAGAGATAAAATCTTTGGGTTTTCTGTGCTATTCGAATAGATCTAGGAGTAGAAGTATGTCATGGGATAATTGGTGTAAGTTTTGTTAATATGTAGTTTGTGGTTGTTCTGTGTTGTCCTGTTTCGGGTCAGGTTGTTGTTCTAATGAAGTTTACAGTTAAAAAAAATACTTTCCCAAAATACTGCCTTTGGTCCTTAACATTTATATTCTACAAAACATGCAATTTACCCAGTTACATAGCTCCATAAAAACATGAGATTGTTTTAGGGAGCTAGGCATCGGTTCTTGGAGTTCTATATATCCACTTGTATAGGTTACTCTATCGCTATCCTAGCCTTATAGGAACTACTATCATAGTATCATACAACTTTGGTTCATTATTAAAGTAAGCTTTAATTAGGGTACCACGCAATGAGTCCGGCCAAGGGCCTTAGACCATGCGGTGTGGGGGTcagctccccccccccccccccccgtcttGGCCCGTCCTTGGCGTCCCACACCGCCCCCTGGGCTGCGTCACGTCTCCAGCGGCGGAAGGAAGACGGAGGTGACGAGGCATGTTGATTGGCTGATGGTGGGGACCACATAGAGAGAGATagagttttttttaattatttattatatattagtttttttattaactttGGGTAGTCCCCACACCCATGGATAGTCCCCTTTGGATGGTCCTTTATCGAACGTGACGTGTCGCTTACGTGACGGATAGTCCCCAAAGGGACTACCCGAACCACACCCAATGCTCTTAGACTCTTAGGGTTCGAAAGACTAATTTCCATCCTGGTGAGGGATAATCTATTTAGGGACCAATTCTTTTAAGGAGAGTTGGTTAATATAGTCAAGATAATTCAAGAGGATTCAAACTATACTCGGCCTATGAATAAATTTTATTCAAGCAGCCATTTTGTTTTTCTCGTCTAATATTATTAATCTATTTTGCTCAATGGTGCCAATATTATGGTTCGATCAAGTGTTATTATAAGCTATAAGCAAAGCACGACATTTATTTAATTAACTGTGAATAATACAAATAAAATATTCCGTAAAAATAAACATGGGACACACACAACAATATATCCAAGGCTTTGAAATCATATTTTTTTCAGGACAACAATGAAACTTATGGGCTTAATATCATCTGTAGCCATCTCTTCGTCTATCAAATTTCCATAATTGTCAAACAACTTGTCCAGAATTTTTTCACCAAAGTGTTCGGAAATCAATGACTCTTGGATGGCTCGAATGGCCCTCGCAACCGCGGTGCCATGGCTCATATAAGGACCGGAGTAGCGTTCGTTTTTGAACATTTCAAACCTTTCAATTTTGAAAGACCCTTCTTTCTTTACTTCGTCCTCTAGTTCATTCCTCGAGGGTGCGTAAAAGTGGGTATTGTACTCGTCCACTTTTTCTTGCTTCACTTCTCCCTACATTAACAATAATAAATCAAGTCAAGGAAATTAATATTTGATCTAAGTTCGTAACGGTATTAACCCACACATCACTCTATATCCCTTGATGATCATCTAATGATCAACGACCTATTACAGAAAAGCCTAATTAAATAAACATCAAAAGTAAAGTTAAATAGTGGTCATTGATCCGCAGGTAATCAACAAAACTACCAAAGGTTGGCTTATGTAGGTAGGAAATCAGTTACCTCAGAGACCAAGCTGGAAAATGATTGTGAAAGAAGTTCCCAAAGGAATGAGTTCCCCCTATCAACATGGCTTCGATCTCTACTTCCTAACAAAATAAGTACCATCCTACCTCCAGACAGAAGTTCTGTTGACCTTGATTGTAGAAACAGTGAAAAGTCTTCTTGGAATTGATCGGAATATGCTTTAGCGACTTGTAACGAGCTCGATTTGGAGATGTAAAAGCTACCTTTGTTAATCGACTTACCATCCTTGTCATAAAGGCCCGGAGGAATCTAAACGAATACATCCATGTGTTGTTTATGATTAGCAGTTCTAAACAAAGCGTGTTCGTGGATTAGTAGGTCAAATCTAACA encodes:
- the LOC110923156 gene encoding salicylate carboxymethyltransferase; translation: MDVEKVFHMNGGHGEQSYAENSHLQKKASDMVKHITLKSLAEAYISTEPESLGIADLGCSSGKNTLSTIREMVEVIDKTTSNTPPPEYRVYLNDLPTNDFNALFKILPDFYKEVNSERHIRCQKQVSSVFIAGCPGTFYGRLFPNKCLHFIYSANSLHWLSRIPPGLYDKDGKSINKGSFYISKSSSLQVAKAYSDQFQEDFSLFLQSRSTELLSGGRMVLILLGSRDRSHVDRGNSFLWELLSQSFSSLVSEGEVKQEKVDEYNTHFYAPSRNELEDEVKKEGSFKIERFEMFKNERYSGPYMSHGTAVARAIRAIQESLISEHFGEKILDKLFDNYGNLIDEEMATDDIKPISFIVVLKKI